One Synechococcus sp. CC9605 genomic window carries:
- a CDS encoding NADP-dependent isocitrate dehydrogenase encodes MAQFEKLTAPSQGTPIRFENGQPVVADNPIIPFIRGDGTGVDIWPATQKVLDAAVAKAYGGSKSIEWFKVYAGDEACDLYGTYQYLPEDTLEAIRAYGVAIKGPLTTPVGGGIRSLNVALRQIFDLYSCVRPCRYYEGTPSPHKRPQDLDVIVYRENTEDIYMGVEWEADDAVGQALRKHLNEVVIPANGKLGKRQIPEGSGIGIKPVSKAGSQRHIRKAIQHALRLQGDKRHVTLVHKGNIMKFTEGAFRDWGYELATTEFRDVCITERESWILCNLEKDPNLSVQANARMIEPGYDSLTPEKKAEIDAEVQAVIDAIGSSHGGGKWKEMVLVDDRIADSIFQQIQTRPQEYSILATLNLNGDYISDAAAAMVGGLGMAPGANIGENAAIFEATHGTAPKHAGLDRINPGSVILSGVMMLEFLGWQEAADLVTTGLSAAIADKQVTYDLARLMEPQVDPVSCSGFAEAVIARF; translated from the coding sequence ATGGCCCAGTTCGAGAAGCTCACCGCCCCCAGCCAGGGCACACCAATCCGCTTCGAGAACGGCCAACCCGTGGTGGCCGACAACCCGATCATCCCCTTCATCCGGGGTGATGGAACCGGCGTGGACATCTGGCCCGCCACCCAGAAGGTGTTGGATGCGGCTGTGGCCAAGGCCTACGGCGGCAGCAAGAGCATCGAATGGTTCAAGGTGTATGCCGGCGATGAGGCCTGCGACCTCTACGGCACCTACCAGTACCTGCCGGAGGACACGCTCGAGGCGATCCGCGCCTACGGCGTTGCCATTAAAGGCCCCCTCACCACTCCGGTGGGTGGCGGCATCCGGTCGCTGAACGTGGCCCTGCGCCAGATCTTTGATCTGTATTCCTGCGTGCGCCCCTGCCGTTACTACGAGGGCACTCCAAGCCCCCACAAGCGTCCCCAGGATCTGGACGTGATCGTCTACCGGGAGAACACCGAAGACATCTACATGGGGGTGGAATGGGAGGCAGATGATGCCGTCGGCCAGGCACTGCGGAAGCATCTCAACGAGGTGGTCATCCCCGCCAACGGCAAGCTGGGCAAGCGTCAGATTCCCGAGGGTTCCGGCATCGGCATCAAGCCGGTGAGCAAAGCCGGCAGCCAGCGCCACATCCGCAAGGCGATTCAGCACGCCCTGCGTCTTCAGGGCGACAAGCGCCACGTGACCCTGGTGCACAAGGGCAACATCATGAAATTCACGGAAGGAGCCTTCCGCGACTGGGGCTACGAGCTGGCCACCACAGAATTCCGCGACGTGTGCATCACCGAGCGGGAAAGCTGGATTCTCTGCAACCTCGAAAAGGATCCCAACCTCAGCGTTCAGGCCAACGCCCGAATGATCGAGCCCGGTTACGACAGCCTGACCCCGGAGAAAAAGGCTGAAATTGATGCAGAGGTGCAGGCGGTGATCGACGCCATCGGCAGCAGCCACGGTGGCGGCAAGTGGAAGGAGATGGTGCTGGTGGATGACCGCATCGCCGACAGCATTTTCCAGCAGATCCAGACCCGCCCTCAGGAGTATTCGATCCTCGCCACGCTCAATCTCAACGGCGACTACATCTCCGATGCCGCCGCTGCGATGGTCGGTGGCCTAGGCATGGCCCCCGGTGCCAACATCGGCGAGAACGCCGCCATCTTCGAAGCCACCCACGGCACAGCCCCGAAACACGCCGGCCTCGACCGGATCAACCCAGGTTCAGTGATCCTCAGCGGCGTGATGATGCTGGAGTTCCTCGGCTGGCAGGAAGCTGCTGATCTGGTGACCACGGGCCTCAGTGCCGCCATCGCGGACAAGCAGGTCACCTACGACCTGGCCCGACTAATGGAGCCCCAAGTGGATCCGGTGAGCTGCAGCGGTTTCGCCGAAGCAGTCATCGCCCGTTTCTGA
- a CDS encoding glycosyltransferase family 2 protein yields the protein MASEQVWVVAACFNEAEVISAFIERVLALPEVDHLLLIDDGSSDATVAVIRAWQQSHANPAVTLLELTRNFGKEAAMLAGLDYANGRCAAAVLIDSDLQHPPERIPAMVQAWRNGAEVVTAVRDDRDAEGLVKVATASWFYRVFNRLVDSIQLQEGAGDFRLLSAPVVEAVTQLREATRFSKGLMPWTGYRSEEIAYSRVARVGGTTSWSSLKLWRYALDGIFSFTVKPLKVWGVIGVLISFLSFVYAALIVLRTLVFGIDLPGYASLIVAVLFLGGIQLIGIGVLGEYIGRIYIDVKQRPHYFVRAVHQGSKLLR from the coding sequence ATGGCTAGCGAGCAGGTATGGGTGGTGGCGGCCTGCTTCAACGAAGCCGAGGTGATCAGCGCCTTCATTGAGCGTGTGTTGGCCTTGCCGGAGGTGGACCATCTGCTGCTGATTGATGACGGTTCCTCCGATGCCACGGTTGCTGTGATCCGTGCCTGGCAGCAGAGCCATGCCAATCCTGCCGTCACGCTGTTGGAGCTCACCCGCAACTTCGGCAAGGAGGCCGCGATGCTGGCGGGGTTGGACTACGCCAATGGCCGCTGTGCCGCTGCGGTGCTGATCGATTCCGACCTGCAGCACCCGCCGGAGCGGATTCCCGCCATGGTCCAGGCCTGGCGAAACGGGGCTGAGGTGGTGACCGCGGTGAGGGACGACCGCGATGCCGAAGGGCTCGTCAAGGTGGCCACGGCATCTTGGTTCTATCGGGTGTTCAACCGCTTGGTCGATTCGATCCAGCTTCAGGAAGGGGCTGGCGACTTTCGGCTCTTGAGTGCTCCAGTGGTGGAGGCGGTGACCCAGTTGCGTGAGGCCACGCGCTTCTCCAAAGGCTTGATGCCCTGGACCGGTTACCGCAGCGAGGAGATCGCATACAGCCGGGTGGCCCGCGTCGGTGGCACCACCTCTTGGAGTTCCCTCAAGCTCTGGCGCTATGCCCTAGACGGCATTTTTTCTTTCACGGTCAAGCCCCTGAAGGTGTGGGGCGTGATCGGTGTGCTGATTTCATTCCTGAGCTTTGTCTATGCCGCCCTGATCGTGTTGCGTACCTTGGTCTTCGGTATTGACCTGCCGGGCTACGCCTCACTGATCGTGGCTGTTCTGTTCCTTGGGGGAATACAGCTGATTGGCATCGGCGTGCTGGGCGAGTACATCGGTCGGATCTACATCGATGTGAAACAGCGTCCGCACTATTTCGTTAGAGCTGTGCATCAGGGCTCAAAGCTGTTGCGCTGA
- a CDS encoding ChbG/HpnK family deacetylase — MMPVLNRMLRYGLVGGTAAAVHIGVLLLLGQWMSLSLANPIAFLAASVAGYLGHALLTFREETGGRQFARRWLLLQYVVNISVCALLPLLQAPTLVLVFTPTLLNALIWSRAARFSAQARQHQQGHPPLLHADDLGLAEGVDAAILDLAQSRRLQGASLLVNGPSATAAMQAWHDLADPPPLSLHVCLTEGYRLPNCPEIPTGFGTLLLASLLPWQRRRIAPQLHTVLLQQISRYRQLTGLQHIRLDGHQHIHLVPLVLDAVLDLASDESITWVRTTREPLPEGLPLRLWWRSLQSVGLLKWLVLQLLSGLAIPRLRRAGLQTNRRFAGVLFSGSMFGTAFRRCWETAYSSITEERAAQPVVLIHPALPNAASGMDQAAFQQSVAFFSSTNRQKEWSSAQQL, encoded by the coding sequence ATGATGCCTGTGCTGAACCGCATGCTGCGCTACGGCCTGGTGGGTGGCACTGCCGCAGCCGTCCACATCGGCGTACTGCTGCTGCTGGGCCAGTGGATGAGCCTGAGCCTGGCCAATCCCATTGCCTTTCTGGCCGCCTCCGTCGCGGGATATCTCGGCCATGCACTGCTGACGTTCCGAGAAGAGACCGGCGGACGCCAGTTCGCCCGTCGCTGGCTGCTGCTGCAATACGTGGTCAACATCAGTGTCTGTGCCCTGCTGCCACTGCTCCAGGCCCCGACCCTGGTGCTGGTGTTCACACCCACGCTGCTCAACGCCCTGATCTGGAGCCGAGCGGCTCGCTTCAGTGCTCAGGCCCGCCAGCACCAGCAGGGGCATCCACCGCTGCTCCATGCCGACGACCTCGGCCTGGCGGAGGGCGTCGATGCGGCCATCCTCGATCTGGCCCAAAGCAGGCGGCTTCAGGGGGCCAGTCTTCTGGTGAATGGTCCCAGTGCGACCGCCGCCATGCAGGCGTGGCATGACCTTGCCGACCCACCACCGCTCAGCCTGCATGTCTGTCTCACCGAGGGGTATCGCCTACCAAACTGCCCAGAGATCCCAACCGGATTCGGGACCTTGCTGCTGGCCTCCCTCCTGCCATGGCAACGGCGGCGCATCGCCCCCCAGTTGCACACGGTTTTGCTGCAGCAAATCAGCCGCTACCGCCAGCTCACGGGGCTGCAACACATCCGGCTCGATGGCCACCAACACATCCATTTGGTTCCGCTTGTGCTGGATGCGGTGCTGGATCTGGCCAGCGACGAATCAATCACCTGGGTGCGTACGACGCGAGAGCCCCTGCCGGAAGGCCTGCCATTGAGGCTCTGGTGGCGCAGCCTGCAGAGCGTAGGTCTGCTCAAGTGGCTGGTTCTGCAACTGCTGAGCGGGCTGGCCATCCCGCGCCTGCGCCGGGCCGGACTTCAAACCAACCGGCGCTTCGCCGGAGTGCTGTTCAGTGGATCAATGTTCGGAACTGCCTTTCGCCGCTGCTGGGAAACGGCCTACAGCTCAATCACTGAGGAGCGTGCTGCGCAGCCGGTTGTTCTGATCCACCCAGCCCTCCCCAATGCTGCGTCGGGAATGGATCAGGCGGCGTTTCAGCAGTCTGTGGCTTTTTTCAGTTCCACCAACCGCCAGAAAGAGTGGAGCTCAGCGCAACAGCTTTGA
- a CDS encoding 5'-methylthioadenosine/adenosylhomocysteine nucleosidase, whose product MTQPLHLALLGAMPEEIGSDLSHLKDLSCSDHGDLRIHRGSWGDEVRLSLAWSGWGKVSAARAATRLLASDPSIDLLLFTGVAGAADPALSQWDVVLADAVVQHDMDARPLFPRFTLPALNQDRLQPQPPWFDWAKTALIEAHNEGDLKGFARPSSGLIATGDRFIGDPAVLQALRDALPDLQAVEMEGAAVAQVAEQEGVPWLVLRVISDGADETAAQSFEDFVKRYEQQAWRLIEALLQRCNDAPRRCA is encoded by the coding sequence ATGACGCAACCGCTGCACCTGGCCCTGCTGGGCGCCATGCCGGAGGAGATCGGCTCTGATCTCAGCCACCTGAAGGATCTGAGCTGCAGCGACCACGGCGATCTGAGAATCCACAGGGGATCATGGGGCGACGAGGTGCGCCTGAGCCTGGCCTGGAGCGGCTGGGGGAAGGTGAGCGCTGCGCGGGCCGCCACTCGCCTGCTCGCCAGCGATCCCAGCATCGATCTGCTGCTGTTCACTGGCGTTGCGGGCGCTGCGGATCCGGCCCTGAGTCAATGGGATGTTGTGTTGGCTGATGCCGTGGTGCAGCACGACATGGATGCCCGGCCCCTGTTCCCACGGTTCACACTGCCAGCACTAAACCAGGACCGGCTCCAACCGCAGCCGCCTTGGTTCGACTGGGCCAAGACCGCTCTGATTGAGGCCCACAATGAAGGCGACCTGAAGGGATTCGCACGGCCCAGCAGCGGTCTGATCGCCACGGGGGATCGCTTCATCGGAGATCCAGCGGTGCTGCAGGCGCTGCGGGATGCCCTGCCCGACCTGCAGGCCGTTGAGATGGAAGGCGCTGCTGTCGCGCAGGTGGCCGAGCAGGAGGGTGTGCCTTGGCTGGTGCTGCGGGTAATTTCCGATGGTGCCGACGAAACGGCAGCCCAAAGCTTCGAAGACTTCGTCAAGCGCTACGAACAGCAGGCCTGGCGGCTGATTGAGGCCCTGCTGCAACGCTGCAATGACGCACCTCGAAGGTGCGCATGA
- a CDS encoding heme oxygenase (biliverdin-producing) — MSVALAAQLREGTKKSHTMAENTGFVSCFLKGVVDKASYRKLVADLYFVYSAMEDEISKLTDHPVVAPVAMAQLNRREALEQDLTYYFGDSWQDNIQPSPSAAAYVERIHAVAKDSPELLVGHHYTRYLGDLSGGQILKNIAQKAMNMDGDDGLRFYVFDDIADEKAFKTTYRFAMDTLPIDQAMADRIVEEANHAFHLNMNMFKELEGNLVAAIGKVLFGFLTRRQRAGSTEAVAA, encoded by the coding sequence ATGTCTGTCGCCCTTGCTGCCCAGCTCCGGGAAGGCACGAAAAAGTCGCACACCATGGCTGAGAACACCGGCTTCGTGAGCTGCTTTCTGAAGGGAGTCGTTGATAAGGCCAGCTACCGCAAGCTTGTGGCTGATCTCTATTTCGTTTACTCCGCCATGGAGGACGAGATCAGCAAGCTGACGGATCATCCCGTGGTTGCTCCTGTCGCCATGGCCCAGCTGAACCGCCGTGAGGCTCTTGAGCAAGACCTCACCTATTACTTCGGTGACAGCTGGCAGGACAACATCCAGCCCTCTCCTTCAGCAGCGGCCTACGTCGAGCGCATTCACGCTGTGGCCAAGGACTCTCCCGAGTTGTTGGTGGGTCATCACTACACCCGCTATCTCGGTGATCTCTCTGGTGGACAGATCCTCAAGAACATTGCCCAGAAAGCGATGAACATGGATGGGGATGACGGCCTGCGCTTTTACGTCTTTGACGACATCGCCGATGAGAAGGCGTTCAAGACGACCTATCGCTTTGCGATGGACACGCTGCCGATCGACCAGGCCATGGCCGATCGCATCGTTGAGGAGGCCAATCACGCCTTCCACCTGAATATGAACATGTTCAAAGAGCTGGAGGGCAACCTGGTGGCCGCCATCGGCAAGGTGCTGTTTGGTTTCCTCACCCGCCGTCAGCGGGCCGGCAGCACGGAGGCGGTTGCGGCCTGA
- a CDS encoding glycosyltransferase — MAPALVRFLVPGTGSRFRCGGLSVEQQTARLVANLCPTELVTYRERSPDHPYLDDCLRNEPPDAQVLWVVSWGFDVPGLIRRLSGRRVVYHAHSSQYGFRLPPGVPVLAVSRNTLGYWGHQAPRNPLFLVPNALDQVWLDRGDRLTGQRRPIDVLVQARKSSPYVLHQLVPALRQAGLVVEVQTGWVDDLVDLFNRSTVYLYDSAEYWRGRGVTEGFGLPPLEALACGCVVFSSLNHALADYGDPGHTLHQIGCGRLLFDVGRIQAAAASPQPWRPSRDRLEALLRECSEAALLERWHDAFAQLDALKAVSGPPLSTPPTWQLRLQQLFARLQRVVNRLPGWPCR; from the coding sequence GTGGCCCCTGCGCTTGTCCGCTTTCTGGTTCCCGGCACAGGTTCCCGGTTCCGGTGTGGCGGACTAAGCGTTGAACAGCAGACCGCCCGCCTGGTGGCGAATCTCTGCCCAACAGAACTGGTCACTTATCGCGAGCGATCACCTGATCATCCGTATCTGGATGACTGTCTTCGCAATGAGCCCCCTGATGCTCAGGTTCTCTGGGTGGTGAGTTGGGGCTTTGATGTTCCTGGCTTGATCAGGCGCTTGAGCGGTCGCAGGGTTGTGTATCACGCCCACAGCAGTCAGTACGGATTTCGTTTGCCGCCGGGGGTTCCTGTGTTGGCCGTCAGTCGGAACACCTTGGGCTATTGGGGGCATCAGGCTCCCCGCAATCCCTTGTTTCTGGTTCCGAATGCCTTGGACCAGGTTTGGCTTGATCGTGGCGACCGTTTGACAGGCCAGCGTCGACCGATCGATGTGCTGGTGCAGGCTCGTAAAAGCAGCCCCTATGTGTTGCATCAGCTGGTGCCGGCGCTGCGCCAGGCGGGCCTTGTGGTGGAGGTTCAGACCGGCTGGGTGGATGACCTGGTCGATCTGTTCAACCGCTCCACGGTCTACCTCTACGACTCTGCAGAGTATTGGCGCGGCCGCGGCGTGACCGAGGGTTTTGGGTTGCCACCGCTGGAGGCGCTGGCCTGCGGCTGCGTTGTGTTCAGCAGCCTGAATCATGCCCTGGCCGACTACGGCGACCCCGGCCACACCCTGCATCAGATCGGTTGTGGGCGGCTGCTTTTCGACGTTGGGCGGATACAGGCTGCTGCAGCATCTCCTCAGCCCTGGCGGCCCTCCCGCGATCGTTTGGAGGCACTCCTGCGGGAGTGTTCGGAAGCTGCGCTGTTGGAGCGCTGGCACGACGCTTTCGCTCAGCTGGATGCTCTCAAGGCTGTTTCAGGTCCACCCCTCAGCACTCCTCCCACGTGGCAGTTACGACTGCAGCAGCTGTTTGCTCGGCTGCAGCGAGTGGTCAATCGGTTGCCCGGCTGGCCTTGCAGATAG
- a CDS encoding ABC transporter ATP-binding protein, which yields MSRQFPRFSLQSQTWKDISALLGKLPARRKRLVGFVLLASFFQGILDLLLIAFLARFVGLFSGAKLADRLPGIWVFGGGILDQTGWLLALLIASFWLTSFVRFSVSLMQSLLSAEIWNDLVNQVYKNVLCQRYEFFIENRTANLSEKFNRILNSVSTKVVIPLIAIAGNALSVTSLLIGVVFVLGYQALAIFALMLMAYAVASVVITPYMRLATKQRVRYGRRINLLLMESLRSIRDVHLYSADKYFVTRFSSDGVIAKRYDRLTRLLPDVPRFVIEPAGISILFLIGLAPAVLSGDSSDVRNAIPDLFAIMFTLLKISGPLQNTFRSLNRLRGGLPEIKDALDLLDLKPERLLLASPGVPTPEGLMPRRLIQLKDASFSYRRSDKLILDSINISIPIGSRFALVGRTGSGKTTIAHLLLGLLQPSSGELMLDGIPVSPQDLPAWQANCALVPQDIRLFDGSIRDNVAFGLDNDSIDDEDIWSALKTAQFDDVVAQMPYGLYTMIGENGVKLSGGQRQRLALARAFYRGAKVLVLDEATSALDNRTEHDVLQALDLVGRRCTTIVIAHRLSTVKKCDRIIEIENGRIHAQGDFFSLCEKSETFRDMYRIENT from the coding sequence ATGAGCCGCCAGTTTCCAAGATTTTCGCTGCAGAGTCAGACCTGGAAAGATATCTCTGCGCTGCTGGGCAAGTTGCCGGCGAGGCGGAAGCGGTTGGTCGGGTTCGTTCTTCTTGCTTCGTTTTTTCAAGGCATTCTTGATCTTCTTCTGATTGCCTTTTTGGCTCGATTTGTGGGCCTTTTTTCAGGGGCAAAGCTTGCAGACCGTTTGCCTGGGATTTGGGTCTTTGGGGGTGGAATTTTAGATCAAACTGGATGGTTATTGGCATTGTTAATTGCCTCTTTTTGGCTCACATCTTTTGTGCGTTTTTCTGTGTCTTTGATGCAAAGTTTGTTGAGTGCGGAGATATGGAATGATCTTGTTAATCAAGTTTATAAAAATGTTCTTTGTCAGCGATATGAATTTTTTATTGAAAATCGCACCGCAAATCTTTCTGAAAAATTTAATCGAATTCTGAATAGTGTTTCAACAAAAGTTGTCATTCCTTTGATTGCGATTGCTGGCAATGCTTTGTCGGTGACGTCGTTGCTGATTGGAGTTGTTTTTGTTCTTGGCTATCAGGCCTTGGCCATTTTCGCGCTGATGCTTATGGCCTATGCCGTTGCCTCAGTGGTCATTACTCCCTACATGAGGTTGGCGACCAAGCAGCGTGTCCGTTATGGCCGCCGTATCAACCTTTTGCTGATGGAGTCGTTGCGATCCATTCGTGATGTGCATCTTTACTCCGCCGATAAATATTTTGTAACTCGTTTTTCTTCCGATGGCGTTATTGCAAAACGGTATGACCGATTAACGCGACTGCTCCCTGATGTGCCGCGCTTTGTGATTGAGCCTGCCGGAATTTCCATTTTATTTTTAATCGGCTTGGCTCCTGCTGTTTTGAGCGGAGATTCGAGTGATGTGCGTAATGCGATACCTGATTTATTCGCAATCATGTTCACGCTGTTGAAAATTTCTGGACCGCTTCAGAACACATTTCGCAGTCTGAACCGTTTGCGAGGTGGTCTCCCGGAGATTAAAGATGCACTTGATTTGTTGGATTTAAAGCCCGAACGGCTTCTTCTGGCTTCTCCAGGTGTGCCAACCCCGGAAGGGTTGATGCCCCGTCGTCTCATCCAGTTGAAGGATGCCAGTTTTTCCTACCGCCGCAGCGACAAATTAATTCTCGATTCAATTAATATTTCCATTCCGATTGGATCGCGCTTTGCTCTTGTGGGGCGCACCGGAAGCGGAAAAACCACAATTGCCCATCTGCTTTTGGGTTTGCTGCAGCCGTCCTCTGGTGAGCTCATGTTGGACGGTATTCCTGTGAGTCCGCAAGATTTGCCAGCATGGCAAGCCAATTGCGCTTTGGTCCCTCAAGACATTCGTCTTTTTGATGGAAGTATTCGCGATAACGTTGCTTTTGGATTGGATAACGATTCGATCGATGATGAAGATATTTGGTCGGCGTTGAAAACGGCTCAGTTTGATGATGTTGTTGCTCAAATGCCTTATGGCCTTTACACCATGATTGGTGAGAATGGCGTGAAATTATCTGGCGGGCAGCGTCAGCGCCTTGCTCTCGCTCGCGCATTTTATCGTGGCGCCAAAGTTCTTGTTTTGGACGAAGCAACAAGCGCACTCGACAACAGAACTGAGCATGATGTGCTCCAGGCTTTGGATCTAGTTGGGCGTCGTTGCACAACGATTGTGATTGCCCATCGCTTGTCAACGGTTAAAAAGTGCGATCGGATTATTGAGATTGAAAACGGCAGGATCCATGCTCAAGGTGATTTTTTCTCTCTTTGCGAGAAGTCAGAGACGTTCAGAGATATGTACCGCATCGAAAACACTTAA